The DNA window GGAACCCCGTTTATCGGAAGAGAAACCTACAGTCGTCATCACCAGTTTGTTCAGGAGGTGAGGAGAAGGCATCCATGCTGAAACATCCCGAACTGACCCTGGCGCGTGTGGAGCGTTTTATTCGAAATGAGCTCCAGCCTCGAATCTGGGCTTCGCAGGTAGCAATGCAGGCGGGAGTGTACCGCCCGAGCGGCAATATCTCGCCAGGCGATGCTCCCAGACAGGTATATACTCCCGTGCAGCCGGGCTACACGTGGGGACCGATATGGAGCGATGCGTGGTTCCGGTTTACCGCGGTGGTTCCCCCGGAATGGCGCGGGCAAACGGTATGCGCCCTGATCGACTGCGGTGCGGAGGCGGTGGTGTGGGTAGGCGATGACCCGAAACAGGGCATCGACGAAAACCACCGCGAGTATTTGCTGACCGATTCGGCGATTGGCGGCGAGGAGATAACCCTTTATGTACAGGCGACGGGCATGAACCCTTACGTCAGCGTGGATGCCAGACCTGTCGAGCCTCCTCCCAACCCCTTCACCTTCCGCTACGCCAATCTCGCGGTGTGGGATCGGGAGATAACCGCGCTCTTTTTCGACATGCAGGTTGCTCTGGAGGTGTTGAAGGAACTGCCTGCAAACGAGCCACGCCGGGCGCAGCTGCTTTACGCGCTGAACGAGGCGGTGAACGCTTTTGACCCCAGCGACCGCGGTAGCATCGCCCGTTGCCGACAGATTGTCGCGCAGACTTATAACAAACCCGCCTGCCCGTCAGCCCACCAGATTAGCGCCATCGGACACGCCCACATCGATACCGCCTGGCTGTGGCCCCTCGAGCGCACCCAGCAAAAGTGCATCCACACCTTCGCTACGGCAGTGCGCCTGATGGAGATGTATCCCGAGTACAAGTTCATCTGCTCGCAGGCACAGCAATACGCATGGGTCAAGGAGCTGGCGCCACGGCTGTACGAGCGCATCAAGCAGAAAGTGCGCGAGGGGCAGTGGGAGGTCGCCGGCTCGATGTGGGTGGAAGCGGACTGTAACATCACCGGCGGCGAGTCGCTGGTGCGACAGATACTGTATGGCAAGCGGTTCTGGATGCAGGAGTTCGGCATCGAGACCATAGACCTTTGGCTGCCCGATGTGTTCGGCTACGCGGCTTGTCTGCCGCAAATCCTGAAGAAAGCGGGCATCCGCTACTTTATGACGCAAAAGATTAGCTGGAATCAGGTGAACAGGTTCCCGCATCACACGTTCCTGTGGCAGGGCATTGACGGCACGCGCATCTTCACCCACTTCCCGCCCGCAGACACCTACAACGGCAACATGACACCGCGCGAGCTGATGTATCACGTGCGTAACTTCAAAGAGCACGACCGCGCCACGCGCGCGCTTTACATCTACGGTTATGGCGACGGCGGCGGCGGTCCCACTGCGCAGATGCTGGAATATGCTCGTCGCCTGCGCGACGTGGAAGGGATGCCGCGCGTGACCCTGGAGTTCGCCCGCGAGTTCTTTGCCAAAGCGGAAGCGGAGGCAAAAGACCTGCCCGTCTGGGTGGGGGAGCTGTATCTGGAGCTGCATCGCGGTACCTACACCACGCAGGCACGCAACAAGCGCCACAACCGCAAAAGCGAGTTCCTGCTGCGCGAGGCGGAGTTCCTTGCCTGCGTGCGTCCCGATGGATTGCGAAACTACCCCGCTCCGCAGCTGGAGCGCGCCTGGAAACTGGTGCTGACGAACCAGTTCCACGACATCATCCCGGGCTCGTCGGTGAACGAGGTGTATCGCGACTCCGAGCGCGACTACGCAGAAGTCAGAGCAATCGGCGAACGCATCGTGGAAGAGTCACTGCGGGCTATCGGCGAAACGGTGAACACCCAGGGGATGCACACTCCGCTTCTGGTGGTGCGCACTCTTCCGCCTCCCTCTTCTGCCCAGCTGCTGGAGGTGCGCATTCCCGATGGGTTCACGCCGCGCTCCGCTCGCTGCGGCGAGGACGTGATGCCCGTGCAGATTGTGGAGCGAGAAGGACAGCGTTACGCCCTTCTGGAGGACGTCGGGAGCTCGGAGGAGTACTCCTTCTCCGTGTACGACCTGCGCGAAGAGGGTTGCCCCGAAGAGCCGGAAATAACTGTCTCGCCTCGTGTACTGGACAACGGCATCCTGCGGGTAGAGTTCGACGAGCATGGGCTGATGACCCGCATCTTCGACTATGAACACCGGCGCGAGGTGCTGGCTGCCGGCGAAAAGGGCAATCAGCTGCAGCTATACGAAGACAAACCGCTCTTCTGGGATGCGTGGGACATCGACATCTTCTATCAGGAGAAAGGGCGCGTGTTGACCGAACTGGAATCGAAGGAAGTGGTGGAGGCAGGCCCCCTGCGCGGGGCGGTGCGCTTCACCCGACGGTTCGGTAACTCCTGTGTGGTGCAGACGGTGCGCCTCGCAGCGGGGAGCCGCCGCATCGATTTCGTCACCGAAGTGGACTGGCACGAGGAGTACAAACTGCTGAAGGTGGCTTTCCCCGTCGCGGTCAACAGCCAGAGGGCTACCTATGAGATACAGTACGGTCACGTGGAGCGACCCACCCACTATAACACCAGCTGGGACATGGCGCGCTTCGAGGTCGCCGCGCAGAAGTGGGTGGACCTCAGCGAGCATGG is part of the Bacillota bacterium genome and encodes:
- a CDS encoding alpha-mannosidase, which gives rise to MLKHPELTLARVERFIRNELQPRIWASQVAMQAGVYRPSGNISPGDAPRQVYTPVQPGYTWGPIWSDAWFRFTAVVPPEWRGQTVCALIDCGAEAVVWVGDDPKQGIDENHREYLLTDSAIGGEEITLYVQATGMNPYVSVDARPVEPPPNPFTFRYANLAVWDREITALFFDMQVALEVLKELPANEPRRAQLLYALNEAVNAFDPSDRGSIARCRQIVAQTYNKPACPSAHQISAIGHAHIDTAWLWPLERTQQKCIHTFATAVRLMEMYPEYKFICSQAQQYAWVKELAPRLYERIKQKVREGQWEVAGSMWVEADCNITGGESLVRQILYGKRFWMQEFGIETIDLWLPDVFGYAACLPQILKKAGIRYFMTQKISWNQVNRFPHHTFLWQGIDGTRIFTHFPPADTYNGNMTPRELMYHVRNFKEHDRATRALYIYGYGDGGGGPTAQMLEYARRLRDVEGMPRVTLEFAREFFAKAEAEAKDLPVWVGELYLELHRGTYTTQARNKRHNRKSEFLLREAEFLACVRPDGLRNYPAPQLERAWKLVLTNQFHDIIPGSSVNEVYRDSERDYAEVRAIGERIVEESLRAIGETVNTQGMHTPLLVVRTLPPPSSAQLLEVRIPDGFTPRSARCGEDVMPVQIVEREGQRYALLEDVGSSEEYSFSVYDLREEGCPEEPEITVSPRVLDNGILRVEFDEHGLMTRIFDYEHRREVLAAGEKGNQLQLYEDKPLFWDAWDIDIFYQEKGRVLTELESKEVVEAGPLRGAVRFTRRFGNSCVVQTVRLAAGSRRIDFVTEVDWHEEYKLLKVAFPVAVNSQRATYEIQYGHVERPTHYNTSWDMARFEVAAQKWVDLSEHGYGVALLNDCKYGHDVFGNTLRLTLLRAPKAPDPEADMGHHQFTYSLFPHAGSPQEGGVIEEAYWLNNPPRTLLLPAGKSAGQDTEGKFFWVDRDGVIIEAVKKAEDEEAIVVRLYEAYHSRGEVTVTTSLPVREAVLCDLLERDLQPLPLENGSFTVQIRPFEVVTVKLR